In Rhodobacter sp. 24-YEA-8, the following are encoded in one genomic region:
- a CDS encoding sensor domain-containing diguanylate cyclase, with protein MTIKPLFRLNDEAGRLAALRRYEILDSAPETEFSDIVALVKSIFNTKYAAINLIDSERQWMKAAAGLEPLECGRGDAFCDHTIRGTSALAVEDATADSRFSDNPFVTGEASIRSYLGVPLTSPDGYNIGAICVFDTGLRKFSDADKTVLENFAKVVMSQFELRLIARQDSLTGSLTRRAFVERMDRLSGREDPVSLLMIDLDRFKLVNDTFGHPVGDIVLKSVATTIQSSLRKSDALGRLGGEEFAVLLPGADATGALAFADRLRNEIATRKLDEIAGANVTLSIGIADHRAGESRDLWLARADHALYAAKTTGRNRCVVAE; from the coding sequence ATGACGATTAAGCCATTGTTCAGGCTGAATGACGAGGCCGGTCGCCTTGCCGCGCTGCGCCGTTATGAGATCCTCGACAGCGCGCCCGAGACGGAGTTTTCCGATATCGTCGCGCTGGTGAAATCCATCTTCAACACGAAATATGCCGCCATCAATCTGATCGACAGCGAGCGGCAATGGATGAAAGCCGCCGCCGGGCTGGAGCCGCTGGAATGTGGCCGGGGCGATGCCTTTTGCGACCATACGATTCGCGGCACCAGCGCGCTGGCGGTCGAGGATGCCACTGCAGACAGCCGGTTTTCCGACAATCCTTTCGTGACCGGCGAGGCGAGTATCCGATCTTACCTCGGCGTGCCGCTGACCAGCCCGGACGGATACAATATCGGCGCGATCTGTGTTTTTGACACAGGGCTGCGCAAATTCAGCGATGCCGATAAGACGGTGCTGGAGAATTTCGCCAAAGTGGTGATGTCGCAATTCGAGCTGCGGCTGATCGCCCGTCAGGACAGTCTGACCGGCAGCCTCACCCGCCGCGCCTTTGTGGAACGCATGGACCGCCTCTCCGGTCGCGAAGACCCGGTCTCCCTGCTGATGATCGACCTTGATCGCTTTAAGCTGGTCAATGACACATTCGGTCACCCGGTGGGTGACATTGTCCTGAAGAGCGTGGCGACCACGATCCAGTCCAGCCTGCGCAAAAGTGATGCGCTCGGGCGGCTTGGGGGCGAGGAATTCGCGGTGTTGCTGCCTGGCGCCGATGCCACGGGCGCGCTGGCCTTTGCCGACCGGCTGCGCAACGAGATCGCCACCCGCAAGCTCGATGAGATCGCCGGGGCAAATGTGACGCTCAGCATCGGGATCGCCGACCACCGCGCAGGAGAGAGCCGTGACCTGTGGCTGGCGCGCGCGGATCACGCGCTTTACGCCGCCAAGACGACAGGACGTAACCGCTGTGTCGTGGCAGAGTGA
- a CDS encoding DUF1217 domain-containing protein, with translation MSFQPVLPAYGYAGWILLKRTMPAQAKAFQQAPVNQRDAEYFRNKIGTVTTADDLVSDRRLLKIALSAFGLEQDINAKAFVKKILSDGVDSPKDLSNRLADKSYRAFASSFGLDGTQLPKTLDEGFADALLDQYYVRQFEAAVGEQNDSFRLALNAEREIGKLAASAASEDTKWFTIMGNKPLRQVFEKSFGLPAGFSNLDIDQQLRVLKSRAQSQFGASTVSQFSESTKMEKLVRNFIVRESLTTMSNSPARNALVLLAARRGTAK, from the coding sequence ATGAGTTTTCAGCCAGTCCTCCCGGCTTATGGCTATGCCGGCTGGATTTTGCTGAAGCGAACAATGCCGGCGCAAGCGAAAGCTTTTCAACAGGCGCCGGTAAATCAGCGCGACGCGGAGTATTTTCGCAATAAGATCGGGACAGTGACGACGGCCGATGACCTGGTATCTGATCGCAGGTTGCTAAAGATCGCATTGAGTGCGTTTGGCCTGGAACAGGACATAAATGCGAAAGCATTCGTCAAAAAGATCCTTTCAGATGGAGTCGATTCCCCAAAAGACCTCTCGAATCGACTTGCGGATAAAAGCTACCGGGCGTTTGCTTCAAGCTTTGGTCTGGATGGAACTCAGCTGCCAAAGACCCTCGATGAGGGGTTTGCTGATGCTCTGCTTGATCAATATTACGTGCGTCAGTTCGAGGCGGCAGTCGGAGAGCAAAATGACTCTTTCCGTCTTGCTTTGAACGCGGAAAGAGAGATCGGGAAACTGGCTGCATCCGCGGCGAGCGAGGATACGAAATGGTTTACCATCATGGGAAACAAACCATTGCGGCAGGTTTTTGAGAAATCTTTCGGATTGCCGGCCGGGTTTAGCAATCTTGACATTGATCAACAGCTGCGAGTGCTGAAATCCAGGGCTCAAAGCCAGTTTGGCGCCTCCACGGTGAGCCAGTTCAGCGAAAGTACAAAGATGGAGAAGCTGGTCAGAAACTTCATCGTGCGGGAGTCTCTGACTACTATGAGCAACTCCCCGGCGCGGAATGCCCTTGTTTTGCTGGCAGCACGTCGCGGCACAGCAAAATAG
- the flbT gene encoding flagellar biosynthesis repressor FlbT has protein sequence MTGLVLKLGPHERVLINGAVIENGDKRSRLAVMTPNANILRLRDALHPEEANTPVRRVCYIAQLVLSGDAGPGDTRSQLLRGIEQLSQVLTDPDSRRLLTIASQAVLEDQHYQVLKALRGLLPRETRLLAAGGN, from the coding sequence ATGACGGGGTTGGTTCTGAAACTCGGCCCACATGAAAGGGTCCTTATCAATGGTGCGGTGATCGAAAACGGTGACAAGCGGTCGCGTCTTGCGGTTATGACGCCCAATGCGAATATTCTCCGGCTGCGCGATGCGCTGCATCCGGAGGAAGCCAATACGCCGGTGCGGCGGGTTTGCTATATCGCCCAGCTGGTCCTTTCCGGTGATGCCGGCCCGGGCGATACCAGGTCGCAACTGCTGCGCGGGATTGAACAACTCAGCCAGGTTCTGACGGATCCCGACAGTCGACGCCTGCTGACGATTGCCAGCCAGGCTGTCCTCGAAGATCAACATTATCAGGTTCTTAAGGCACTTCGCGGTCTGCTTCCCCGCGAGACGCGCCTTTTGGCGGCGGGAGGAAACTGA
- the flaF gene encoding flagellar biosynthesis regulator FlaF, whose product MTLSSSLAYAQPTAPIRTPRMAEYEVIARITQRLVAADRRGNEDHSGLLEAVFHNEKLWSTLAADVAEPGNGLPEALRARLFYLYRFTADHSRKIRQKTADAGVLIEINKAVLKGLRGEGAAT is encoded by the coding sequence ATGACTCTCAGCTCCAGTCTTGCCTATGCGCAACCGACAGCGCCAATTCGTACCCCGCGCATGGCCGAATACGAGGTTATCGCACGGATCACGCAACGTCTTGTCGCCGCAGATCGGCGGGGCAACGAAGATCACAGCGGACTTCTCGAGGCGGTTTTCCACAACGAGAAACTGTGGTCGACGCTCGCAGCCGATGTAGCGGAGCCCGGAAACGGGCTTCCTGAAGCGCTTCGTGCGCGCTTGTTCTACCTTTACCGCTTTACTGCAGACCATAGCCGGAAGATTCGCCAGAAAACGGCTGATGCCGGCGTTCTCATCGAAATCAACAAGGCGGTCCTGAAAGGATTGCGTGGCGAAGGAGCGGCCACATGA
- a CDS encoding flagellin produces MSSILTNSSAMVALQTLKTINGNMNKVQSEISTGKTVATARDNAAVWSISKVMESDVKGFKGISDSLALGSSSLSVAREASEKIQGLLNSMKEKIVSAQSENVPREKLQTDIDALRNQIAGIVSGAQFSGLNLVSGTDDVRFLASLDRSDSGVTTSDITVARQDLSAGNGTLGVDSGSPQILAGVAVITGNITAPVDLAGTAVTSITNGANSARLAGAGLAIGDSATLKINGQTVTFTNDSGAAMTAAEAATRMISEVNKLGLEGVTAVLNGTADVDIQSSRAFEQVTVEHVAGFAVPTIPTAGEGTVTGSVATIAQRAETYVFGGNAVKDGDGYTLSVGGVAYSYIAGKGETTEDVVRGLKIAIDAGKVPGLSTRVTQSATGAWQLNIDNSSDTARAIAASSGTVNGKASGGLFGLGAIDVTTIAGARSALSNIETMINKAIDAAAEFGSAQGRIDTQTSFVSSLTDAMTAGIGTLVDADMEEASARLQALQVQQQLGIQALSIANQQPQNLLSLFR; encoded by the coding sequence ATGTCGTCCATTCTGACGAATTCCAGCGCAATGGTCGCGCTGCAGACCCTCAAAACCATCAACGGCAATATGAACAAGGTCCAGTCGGAGATTTCCACCGGCAAGACTGTCGCCACCGCGCGGGATAACGCCGCTGTCTGGTCGATCTCGAAGGTGATGGAATCCGACGTCAAAGGGTTCAAGGGGATTTCCGACAGCCTCGCGCTTGGCTCCTCCTCGCTCTCGGTCGCGCGCGAAGCCTCTGAGAAGATCCAGGGTCTTCTGAACAGTATGAAAGAAAAGATCGTTTCGGCGCAAAGCGAGAATGTGCCGCGCGAAAAGCTTCAGACCGATATCGACGCGTTGCGCAATCAGATCGCCGGCATCGTCAGCGGCGCGCAGTTCAGCGGCTTGAACCTCGTCTCCGGCACCGATGATGTGAGATTCCTTGCCTCGCTGGACCGCTCGGATTCGGGCGTCACCACGTCGGACATCACCGTCGCGCGTCAGGATCTCAGCGCAGGCAACGGGACTTTGGGCGTTGATTCAGGTTCACCCCAGATCCTCGCAGGTGTCGCGGTGATCACCGGAAACATCACGGCGCCGGTCGATTTGGCCGGGACTGCGGTGACCAGCATCACGAATGGCGCGAATTCGGCGCGGCTGGCCGGGGCTGGCCTGGCGATCGGGGATTCTGCAACGCTGAAGATAAACGGTCAGACCGTCACCTTCACCAATGACAGCGGTGCTGCCATGACGGCGGCGGAAGCGGCAACCCGCATGATCAGCGAGGTCAACAAGCTTGGCCTTGAGGGGGTGACGGCGGTTCTGAACGGCACTGCTGACGTTGATATCCAGTCGAGCCGGGCTTTCGAACAGGTCACCGTCGAACATGTCGCCGGCTTTGCTGTTCCAACGATTCCGACTGCGGGCGAGGGCACGGTCACCGGTTCGGTTGCCACGATTGCCCAACGTGCCGAAACTTATGTCTTCGGCGGCAATGCGGTCAAAGATGGCGACGGCTATACGCTCAGTGTGGGAGGTGTGGCTTACAGCTATATCGCCGGCAAAGGCGAAACCACGGAGGATGTGGTGCGCGGCCTGAAAATCGCCATCGATGCCGGGAAAGTGCCCGGTCTGTCCACCAGGGTCACCCAGAGTGCGACCGGTGCATGGCAGCTCAATATCGACAACTCCTCCGATACTGCCCGCGCAATTGCGGCCAGCTCCGGCACTGTCAATGGCAAGGCTTCGGGGGGCCTCTTCGGGCTCGGCGCGATCGACGTGACCACAATCGCCGGCGCACGCTCTGCGCTGAGCAATATCGAAACCATGATCAACAAGGCCATTGATGCCGCTGCCGAATTCGGCTCGGCTCAGGGCCGGATCGATACCCAGACCAGTTTTGTGTCGTCACTGACAGATGCGATGACGGCCGGTATCGGTACGCTTGTCGATGCCGATATGGAGGAAGCTTCGGCCCGCCTCCAGGCGCTTCAGGTCCAGCAACAGCTGGGCATCCAGGCGCTTTCCATCGCCAACCAGCAGCCACAGAATCTGCTGTCCCTGTTCCGTTAA
- a CDS encoding rod-binding protein — protein MPACGKGQVTGLVAVGQIGTLRLCFRKRGRWRGNPQRRVCTIRGKVERKQIRPWLITGTGFRPRKAYAGRDWQAKKRQADLDVLHMRESLLSPVVFASIGLPDVYRHRARVEKFNIKGLDLMAEIQIQPAHIPAMKRAPDPHLLMEKAQEMEAVFLTEMLAQCGLGATSESFGGGIGEEQFGSFLCAEQAKLMVERGGIGLAETLFRAMGGDVNEL, from the coding sequence ATGCCCGCCTGTGGCAAGGGGCAGGTCACAGGTCTCGTAGCTGTCGGCCAGATCGGGACCCTCAGGCTCTGCTTCCGGAAGCGCGGCCGTTGGCGCGGAAACCCGCAGCGGCGTGTCTGTACCATCAGAGGCAAGGTCGAGCGAAAACAGATCCGCCCCTGGCTGATCACCGGCACCGGATTTCGTCCCCGCAAGGCTTACGCTGGCAGAGATTGGCAGGCGAAGAAGCGGCAGGCTGATCTGGACGTTCTGCATATGCGGGAATCTCTTCTGAGTCCCGTCGTTTTTGCCAGCATCGGGTTACCGGATGTTTACCGACATCGCGCCAGAGTCGAAAAATTCAACATAAAAGGACTCGATCTGATGGCAGAAATCCAGATCCAGCCGGCTCACATACCGGCGATGAAGCGGGCGCCCGATCCGCATCTCCTGATGGAAAAAGCGCAGGAGATGGAGGCGGTTTTCCTGACGGAGATGCTTGCGCAATGCGGGCTTGGCGCGACATCCGAGAGTTTTGGCGGAGGGATCGGCGAAGAGCAGTTCGGGTCCTTTCTGTGCGCAGAACAGGCGAAACTGATGGTGGAGCGCGGGGGAATCGGTCTCGCAGAAACACTGTTCCGGGCGATGGGAGGGGATGTGAATGAGCTCTGA
- a CDS encoding flagellar hook-length control protein FliK translates to MTRTESDPLANEAPLPAGTGQSDPGTAPLGTYHMPTGREIPPHHVAPATRPEMPAQVPAQISQAVINAGGPVTELRLSPEELGTVRIEVKTEREKVTVTLLAERPETLDLLRRHADRLVAEFRAAGFSEMNLGFGNLSAGDQGGAQPGPAPSVPEMTEAAISAATPISAPETRSGPQASLYLRL, encoded by the coding sequence GTGACCAGAACCGAATCCGATCCCCTCGCCAATGAGGCTCCGCTGCCCGCCGGCACCGGCCAGTCCGACCCTGGCACGGCGCCGCTCGGCACATATCATATGCCCACGGGACGTGAGATCCCGCCGCATCATGTGGCACCGGCCACACGTCCCGAAATGCCGGCACAGGTTCCGGCCCAGATCAGCCAGGCCGTCATAAATGCCGGCGGCCCGGTGACCGAACTGCGGCTTTCGCCGGAAGAGCTCGGGACGGTGCGGATTGAAGTGAAAACCGAGCGCGAGAAGGTGACGGTCACTTTGCTGGCTGAACGTCCGGAAACGCTGGATCTCCTTCGCCGCCATGCAGATCGCCTGGTGGCAGAATTCAGGGCGGCCGGTTTCAGTGAGATGAACCTTGGTTTCGGAAACCTCTCTGCCGGTGATCAGGGGGGCGCACAGCCTGGCCCTGCCCCTTCTGTCCCTGAGATGACCGAGGCGGCAATTTCTGCCGCGACCCCGATTTCGGCGCCGGAGACAAGGTCCGGCCCGCAAGCTTCACTTTATCTCAGATTGTAG
- a CDS encoding flagellar hook capping FlgD N-terminal domain-containing protein, which yields MQVNAVNSAYGAAQAPSETSALSSDFTTFLKMLTVQMQNQDPMNPMESTDFAVQLATFSGVEQQVRTNQLLSAMSGEFSLMGMAQLAGWVGQEARAAADVVWFGGNPVTLSPNPASTADQVVLVVRDSRGNLVSREDLPVSAEPYQWLGGDAAGNRLPDGRYILTLESWREGTLLGEDPVEYYGRVVEARGGAKGTMLVFEGGIEVPSGSVTALRLARN from the coding sequence ATGCAGGTCAATGCGGTGAATTCCGCCTACGGGGCAGCTCAGGCACCCTCTGAAACCTCGGCACTCTCGTCGGATTTCACGACATTTCTGAAGATGCTCACGGTTCAGATGCAAAACCAGGACCCGATGAACCCGATGGAATCCACGGATTTCGCGGTACAGCTCGCGACGTTTTCCGGCGTGGAACAACAGGTGCGCACCAATCAGCTGCTCAGCGCGATGTCGGGGGAGTTTTCGCTGATGGGGATGGCACAGCTGGCGGGCTGGGTCGGCCAGGAGGCGAGGGCTGCGGCAGATGTCGTCTGGTTCGGTGGCAACCCGGTGACACTCTCGCCCAATCCGGCCTCGACGGCGGATCAGGTTGTGCTGGTTGTACGTGACTCACGTGGCAATCTGGTGTCGCGCGAGGACCTGCCGGTCTCGGCCGAGCCCTATCAATGGCTTGGCGGCGATGCGGCCGGCAACCGGCTTCCGGATGGCCGCTATATCCTGACACTTGAAAGCTGGCGGGAAGGGACGCTGCTTGGCGAAGATCCGGTCGAATATTATGGCCGCGTCGTAGAGGCCAGGGGCGGCGCCAAAGGAACGATGCTGGTTTTCGAAGGCGGGATCGAGGTCCCCTCGGGCTCGGTCACGGCTTTGCGCCTGGCCCGGAACTGA
- the ubiB gene encoding 2-polyprenylphenol 6-hydroxylase, which translates to MRGPHNIWRLIRTGATFERTGAMVVALEAMEVSPRLRFAARLLGRPFRFLGLKGDPSLPPVTRAITALGPAYIKLGQVLSTRPDIVGAELADQLKYLQDKLPPFPMEEARKIIAAEFGAPADALFSELSEPVAAASIAQVHHARLRDTGAEVAVKVLRPGIERAFRRDIDAFYYAAKWMERLAPFSRRLRPSDVVAHFDGVVQGELDLRLECAEAAEFAEHTAKDDRLVVPRPHWGLSGRTVLTIDWAEGIGLNEIAAIDAAGIDRAELGRRVLVLFLSHALRDGFFHADMHQGNLKVAPNGDLIVYDFGIMGRIDEYTRRVYAEILMGFIQKDYRRVAEVHFEAGYVPADRNIDEFARALRAVGEPIFGMEANRISMAKLLAYLFEVTERFGMETRTELILLQRTMVVVEGVARSLDPHLNMWEVARPVVESYIRTSIGPKAVLRDLWRTSRVLARFLPRLPALAEARLVALDERNQMQRPVPGFGWGTVLLLAAAMTLGTLGAAVLIAKLF; encoded by the coding sequence ATGCGCGGCCCGCATAATATCTGGCGGCTGATCCGCACCGGCGCGACTTTCGAGCGTACCGGCGCCATGGTCGTGGCGCTCGAGGCGATGGAAGTCTCGCCGCGGCTGCGTTTCGCCGCGCGTCTGCTGGGGCGGCCGTTCCGTTTCCTCGGGCTGAAGGGGGATCCTTCGTTGCCGCCGGTGACGCGTGCGATCACCGCGCTTGGGCCGGCCTATATCAAGCTGGGTCAGGTGCTTTCGACGCGCCCCGATATTGTCGGCGCCGAGCTGGCCGATCAGCTGAAATATCTGCAGGACAAACTGCCGCCCTTCCCGATGGAGGAGGCGCGCAAGATCATTGCCGCGGAATTCGGCGCCCCCGCCGATGCACTTTTTTCCGAGCTTTCCGAGCCGGTCGCCGCGGCCTCGATTGCCCAGGTTCACCATGCGCGCCTGCGTGATACAGGCGCCGAAGTGGCGGTGAAGGTCCTCCGCCCGGGGATCGAGCGCGCTTTCCGCAGGGATATCGACGCCTTTTATTATGCGGCGAAATGGATGGAGCGACTGGCGCCGTTTTCGCGCCGGTTGCGGCCTTCCGATGTGGTCGCGCATTTCGATGGCGTGGTGCAGGGCGAGCTGGATCTGCGGCTGGAATGTGCCGAAGCCGCTGAATTTGCAGAACATACGGCCAAAGATGACCGGCTTGTCGTGCCGCGCCCGCATTGGGGGCTTTCGGGGCGGACTGTGCTGACAATCGACTGGGCCGAGGGGATCGGGCTTAACGAAATCGCCGCAATCGACGCCGCCGGAATCGACCGGGCGGAACTTGGCCGGCGGGTGCTGGTGCTTTTTCTGTCGCATGCGCTGCGGGACGGCTTCTTCCATGCCGATATGCATCAGGGCAATCTGAAGGTCGCCCCGAATGGCGATCTGATCGTCTATGATTTCGGGATCATGGGGCGGATCGACGAATATACCCGCCGCGTTTATGCCGAGATCCTGATGGGCTTTATCCAGAAGGATTATCGCCGCGTCGCCGAAGTGCATTTCGAGGCGGGCTATGTGCCGGCAGACCGCAATATCGACGAATTCGCCCGGGCCCTGCGCGCGGTCGGAGAGCCGATTTTCGGTATGGAGGCGAACCGGATCTCGATGGCAAAGCTGCTGGCCTATCTGTTCGAGGTGACCGAGCGTTTTGGCATGGAAACCAGGACCGAGCTGATCCTGCTGCAGCGCACCATGGTTGTCGTCGAAGGCGTGGCACGAAGCCTCGACCCACATCTGAACATGTGGGAAGTCGCACGGCCGGTGGTCGAATCCTATATTCGCACCAGTATCGGGCCCAAAGCGGTGCTGCGTGATCTCTGGCGCACCAGCCGCGTTCTGGCGCGGTTTTTGCCCCGGCTCCCGGCTTTGGCCGAGGCAAGGCTGGTTGCTCTGGACGAACGCAATCAGATGCAGCGCCCGGTTCCGGGCTTTGGCTGGGGTACAGTCCTGCTGCTCGCGGCCGCGATGACGCTGGGGACGCTCGGGGCGGCCGTGCTGATTGCGAAACTGTTCTGA
- the ubiE gene encoding bifunctional demethylmenaquinone methyltransferase/2-methoxy-6-polyprenyl-1,4-benzoquinol methylase UbiE, giving the protein MSDQDKTTHFGFRDVREEEKAGLVHGVFSSVASKYDVMNDLMSVGIHRIWKDAMMDWLAPRPGTRLLDVAGGTGDVAFRYLTRAPGASAVVCDMTENMLIAGRTRAEAASMADQLDWVVGDAMALPFATNSFDTYTISFGIRNVTRVQDALSEAYRVLRPGGRLMVLEFSQIPNDLMQKVYDLYSFNIIPPMGQMVTGDRESYQYLVESIRKFPEQEVFADMIRKAGFDLVKYRNLSLGIAALHSGWKV; this is encoded by the coding sequence ATGTCAGATCAGGACAAAACCACTCATTTCGGCTTTCGCGACGTGCGGGAGGAAGAAAAGGCGGGCCTGGTCCATGGCGTGTTTTCTTCGGTCGCCTCGAAATATGACGTCATGAATGACCTGATGTCGGTCGGCATCCATCGGATCTGGAAGGATGCGATGATGGACTGGCTGGCCCCAAGGCCCGGGACGCGGCTTCTGGATGTGGCGGGCGGCACCGGAGACGTGGCCTTTCGCTATCTGACCCGCGCGCCGGGCGCATCGGCGGTGGTCTGCGATATGACCGAAAACATGCTGATCGCCGGGCGCACCCGCGCCGAGGCCGCCAGCATGGCCGATCAGCTCGACTGGGTGGTCGGGGATGCCATGGCGCTGCCCTTTGCCACGAACAGCTTTGACACCTATACGATCAGCTTCGGGATCCGGAATGTGACACGGGTTCAGGACGCTTTGTCCGAGGCTTACCGCGTGCTGCGCCCCGGCGGGCGGCTCATGGTGCTGGAGTTCAGCCAGATCCCGAATGATCTGATGCAAAAGGTCTATGACCTTTATTCTTTCAACATCATCCCGCCGATGGGCCAGATGGTGACGGGTGACCGCGAGTCCTATCAATATCTGGTGGAATCGATCCGCAAATTCCCGGAACAAGAGGTCTTTGCTGATATGATCCGCAAGGCCGGGTTCGACCTGGTGAAATATCGCAACCTTTCGCTGGGGATTGCGGCGCTGCATTCCGGCTGGAAGGTCTGA
- the mutM gene encoding bifunctional DNA-formamidopyrimidine glycosylase/DNA-(apurinic or apyrimidinic site) lyase, translated as MPELPEVETVRRGLEPVMEGQQILTAQVNRPDLRWPFPPRMAERLTGARINALRRRSKYILADLSSGETLLIHLGMSGRMLISGAQVGGFHHDHPQPAKHDHVVFDMEGGTRVTFNDPRRFGAMDLLDTASAEAHPLLAVIGPEPLGNAFDGDYLAGRLAGRKTPVKSALLDQRIVAGLGNIYVCEVLFRAGIAPDRLAGDLTGKQAQGLVPLIREVLSEAIEAGGSSLKDYRQADGELGYFQHSFRVYGREGGACTTPGCKGSIARIVQAGRSSFYCPDCQR; from the coding sequence ATGCCGGAACTGCCCGAAGTGGAAACCGTGCGCCGTGGGCTTGAGCCGGTGATGGAAGGGCAGCAGATCCTCACCGCACAGGTAAACCGCCCCGATCTGCGCTGGCCTTTTCCGCCGCGCATGGCGGAACGGCTGACCGGCGCGCGCATCAATGCGCTGCGGCGGCGGTCTAAATATATCCTTGCGGATCTTTCCAGTGGCGAGACGCTGCTGATCCATCTCGGCATGTCGGGGCGGATGCTGATCTCGGGCGCGCAGGTCGGCGGCTTCCATCACGACCATCCGCAACCGGCGAAACATGACCATGTCGTCTTCGATATGGAAGGCGGCACCCGCGTCACCTTCAACGATCCCCGCCGTTTCGGCGCGATGGATCTTCTGGATACAGCGAGTGCCGAGGCGCATCCGCTTCTCGCCGTGATCGGGCCGGAGCCGCTGGGAAATGCGTTTGACGGCGATTATCTGGCGGGGCGGCTTGCGGGGCGGAAGACACCGGTGAAATCGGCGCTTCTGGATCAGCGGATCGTCGCGGGTCTGGGCAATATTTATGTCTGTGAGGTGTTGTTTCGCGCCGGTATCGCCCCCGACCGCCTTGCCGGCGATCTGACCGGCAAACAGGCCCAGGGCCTTGTGCCGCTGATCCGCGAAGTGCTGTCAGAGGCGATCGAGGCCGGGGGATCTTCGCTGAAAGATTACCGTCAGGCCGATGGCGAGCTTGGCTATTTCCAGCACAGTTTCCGCGTCTATGGCCGCGAGGGCGGCGCCTGCACCACGCCTGGCTGCAAAGGCAGCATCGCGCGGATCGTGCAGGCAGGCAGATCTTCCTTCTACTGTCCGGATTGCCAGAGATAA
- a CDS encoding enoyl-CoA hydratase: MAYETLIVEIEDYTCLIRLNRPDALNALNSQLMRELAQAVTAADKNDKVRCIVITGSEKAFAAGADVKEMASKGFTDVFFDNLFGPEAEAIMRCRTPIIAAVSGYCLGGGCELAMLSDFIIAADTAKFGQPEINLGICAGMGGTQRLTRLVGKSKSMDMHLTGRFMEAAEAERSGLVSRVFPAKTLLEEALRIAAKISEKSMITAMIVKETVNRAEETSLSEGLLFERRMFHAAFATEDQKEGMAAFLEKRQPQFRDR; the protein is encoded by the coding sequence ATGGCCTATGAAACCCTGATCGTCGAGATCGAGGATTATACCTGCCTCATCCGTCTCAACCGCCCCGATGCGCTGAACGCGCTGAATTCGCAGCTGATGAGAGAACTGGCGCAGGCGGTCACCGCCGCAGACAAGAATGACAAGGTGCGCTGCATCGTGATCACCGGCAGCGAAAAGGCCTTTGCGGCCGGCGCCGATGTGAAAGAGATGGCGTCCAAGGGCTTTACCGATGTGTTCTTCGACAATCTCTTCGGCCCCGAGGCCGAGGCGATCATGCGCTGCCGCACTCCTATCATCGCAGCGGTCTCGGGCTATTGCCTTGGCGGCGGCTGCGAGCTGGCGATGCTGAGCGATTTCATCATCGCCGCAGATACTGCGAAATTCGGCCAGCCCGAGATCAATCTCGGCATTTGCGCCGGAATGGGCGGCACCCAGCGTCTGACGCGGCTCGTGGGCAAGTCGAAATCGATGGATATGCATCTGACCGGTCGTTTCATGGAGGCCGCCGAGGCAGAACGGTCGGGCCTTGTGAGCCGTGTCTTCCCGGCAAAAACCCTGCTGGAAGAAGCACTGAGAATCGCGGCGAAGATCTCCGAAAAGTCGATGATCACCGCGATGATCGTGAAAGAAACCGTGAACCGCGCCGAAGAGACCAGCCTTTCCGAAGGGCTCCTGTTCGAGCGCCGCATGTTCCATGCCGCCTTCGCGACCGAAGACCAGAAAGAGGGCATGGCGGCCTTCCTGGAAAAGCGGCAGCCACAATTCCGCGACCGCTGA
- the rpsT gene encoding 30S ribosomal protein S20: MANTAQSKKRARQAEARYDVNKARRSRIRTFLRKVEEAIASGDQAAAAAALKAAQPELARGVTKGVLHKNTVARKMSRLAARVKTTGATA, translated from the coding sequence ATGGCAAATACCGCCCAGTCGAAAAAACGCGCCCGCCAGGCCGAAGCACGCTATGACGTGAATAAAGCCCGCCGCTCGCGCATCCGCACCTTCCTGCGCAAAGTTGAAGAAGCCATCGCTTCGGGCGATCAGGCTGCTGCTGCAGCCGCTCTGAAAGCCGCTCAGCCCGAGCTGGCACGTGGTGTGACCAAGGGCGTTCTGCACAAGAACACCGTTGCGCGCAAAATGTCGCGTCTCGCGGCCCGTGTGAAAACCACCGGCGCAACCGCCTGA